One Panicum virgatum strain AP13 chromosome 3N, P.virgatum_v5, whole genome shotgun sequence DNA segment encodes these proteins:
- the LOC120666471 gene encoding uncharacterized protein LOC120666471, which yields MEDNMLWKRHLLNFATQVGLAAYVVGKQWQGDDKQLLAAMVLMFISGTIKYAGRISALRFAVKYTAHDSTVGWLAQEYTLNAKQGGRYWDHDWMINEVPTYQRLVWAAKSEFSFYMAFLMHMTRLKYRYSLEGLLSKEYRVQVCYKLTEIQLSIAYEFLYTKLGVMHFKGGLLNGWLSKLVTLGCTFASLFLFAWDDLKGSLLPNYKRADIIVSYILLGGAAILEIVSVCIAISPFSAYYTTDGEIKKSIYKKRYSDVMFRIIRYVHPESRPQWSQKLAQYSLIGECIQWKQEDDAGGASFMAICQVKPRKTTAHVDVSHELKKLVLHRLLQVVSTTHPNDPDYSDDVWDMSNFTGQWSKLEIRSKMQSSSEAAARLQELISNTTKHSESFMFSVLTWHIVTEICFFKQHSNSDDDGGSSSSSSAPPSCRCRDPSRQLSRL from the exons ATGGAGGACAACATGCTGTGGAAGCGTCACCTCCTGAACTTTGCCACCCAGGTGGGGTTGGCTGCCTATGTGGTTGGCAAGCAATGGCAGGGAGACGACAAGCAGCTCTTGGCTGCCATGGTGCTCATGTTCATCTCAGGGACCATCAAGTATGCCGGCAGAATATCGGCACTCAGGTTTGCTGTCAAATACACAGCACATGACagtactgttggctggctggcacAGGAATATACACTTAATGCGAAACAGGGCGGCCGTTATTGGGATCACGATTGGATGATCAATGAGGTGCCAACCTACCAACGACTGGTATGGGCAGCTAAATCAGAGTTCAGTTTCTACATGGCCTTCCTGATGCATATGACACGGTTGAAATACAGGTATTCATTAGAAGGGCTCCTGTCCAAGGAATAccgagtccaagtttgctacaaGCTCACTGAGATCCAGCTCTCGATTGCCTATGAGTTTCTCTACACCAAGCTTGGAGTAATGCATTTCAAGGGGGGACTACTGAATGGTTGGCTCTCCAAGCTTGTTACACTGGGGTGCACCTTTGCATCCCTCTTTCTGTTTGCTTGGGATGATCTAAAGGGCAGTCTTCTTCCAAACTACAAGAGAGCCGATATTATTGTGTCTTACATACTCCTAGGTGGAGCTGCCATCCTGGAGATAGTCTCTGTTTGCATTGCCATCTCACCATTCAGTGCATATTACACGACAGATGGTGAAATAAAGAAGAGCATATACAAGAAAAGATATAGTGATGTGATGTTCAGGATTATCAGGTATGTCCATCCAGAGAGCAGGCCACAGTGGTCACAAAAGCTGGCCCAATACAGCCTTATTGGTGAGTGTATACAAtggaagcaagaagatgatgcTGGTGGTGCTAGTTTCATGGCCATATGTCAGGTGAAGCCCAGAAAAACGACGGCACATGTTGATGTCTCTCATGAGCTGAAGAAGCTCGTCCTACACAGACTGTTACAGGTTGTAAGCACAACGCATCCGAATGATCCAGATTATTCAGATGATGTGTGGGACATGAGCAATTTCACTGGCCAATGGTCAAAGCTGGAGATCCGGAGCAAAATGCAATCGTCGTCAGAAGCTGCAGCTCGTCTGCAGGAGCTGATCAGCAACACCACTAAGCATTCTGAAAGTTTCATGTTCTCCGTCCTCACCTGGCATATAGTGACGGAGATATGCTTCTTCAAACAACATAGCAACAGTGACGACGacggtggcagcagcagcagcagctctgcTCCTCCATCCTGCAGATGCAGAGACCCAAGCAGACAACTGTCTAG ACTATGA